A stretch of DNA from Sphingopyxis sp. MWB1:
CGCCTTCGCCCGACAGGCGGATGCGCGTGCCTTCATCGACCCCGGCGGGGATGTTGACGGTCAGCGTCTTGCGGCGGTCGACCCGCCCTTCGCCAAGGCAGGTGCCGCAAGGGTCGGCGATAACCTCGCCCGCGCCCTGGCAGGTGGGGCAGACGCGCTCGACCATGAAAAAGCCCTGCTGCGCGCGCACCTTGCCATAGCCTGCACAGGTGGAGCAGCGGTTGGTGCTGGTGCCGGGCTTGGCCCCCGATCCGTCGCACGCATCGCAGCGCGCGGCGACATCGACGTCGATCTCGCGGGTGCAGCCGGTGAAGGCATCCTCCAGCCGGATTTCCATGTCATAGCGCAAATCGGCGCCGCGCGCGGGGCCGCGCTGCTGCCGCCCGCCGCCAAAGGCCGAGCCGAAGATCGATTCGAAAATATCGCCAATGTCGCCGAAATCGCCGCCGCCCGGCCCGCCCGCGCCGCCAAAGCCGCCATTTTTGAAGGCGTCCTTGCCGAACCGGTCATAGGCCGCGCGCTTTTGCGGGTCCTTCAGGCAGTCATAGGCTTCGTTGATCGCCTTGAAGCGCGCCTCGCTGTCGCTGCACCCCGGATTGCGATCGGGGTGATATTGCATCGCCAGCTTGCGATAGGCGGACTTCAGCGTCTTGTCGTCGGCGCTGCGGTCGACCTGCAGCAGTTCATAATAGTCGATGTCGAGCGACATGCTTCAAAGCCCCTTCTTCAACCCGTCACCCCGGCGGGGGCCGGGGCCGCTATCGGCCGGGCGGGCCCGTGCCGATAGCGATGCCGACTTTCGCCGGCAGGACGGTTGAAGCCCATTCTTACTTCTTGTCGTCTTCGACTTCCGAAAATTCGGCGTCGACGACATCTTCGTCGGCCTTTTTCTCGCCCGCATCGGCGTCGGGCGAGGCAGCGGCCTGCTGTTCCTTTTCGTAAATCGCCTGACCCAGCTTCATTGCGACCTGCGCCAGCGCCT
This window harbors:
- the dnaJ gene encoding molecular chaperone DnaJ, yielding MSLDIDYYELLQVDRSADDKTLKSAYRKLAMQYHPDRNPGCSDSEARFKAINEAYDCLKDPQKRAAYDRFGKDAFKNGGFGGAGGPGGGDFGDIGDIFESIFGSAFGGGRQQRGPARGADLRYDMEIRLEDAFTGCTREIDVDVAARCDACDGSGAKPGTSTNRCSTCAGYGKVRAQQGFFMVERVCPTCQGAGEVIADPCGTCLGEGRVDRRKTLTVNIPAGVDEGTRIRLSGEGESGARGAAPGDLYIFLHMARHKLFEREGTTLFTRAPISFTTAALGGEIVIPGLDGQKHVIHIPAGIQSGKQLRQRGAGMPVLNGRGHGDLVVQIDVETPTRLSARQKELLREFRETETGEECPASQGFFGRIKDMWEDLTD